One window of the Pedobacter ginsengisoli genome contains the following:
- a CDS encoding family 43 glycosylhydrolase — protein MFLRSVTIILLLQTIVGCSKSQKKSEPDKDKPAPAITTFTNPLLNSGPDPWVIRKDGYYYYMNTQGSQVSILKTKALSQLSRAEVTVAYKAPASGADSRNIWAPELHFLNNKWYIYYTAGSSGDLSTQRMFVLENSNADPTKGSWVVKGQIKDNNADFFAIDATVFTRDDKNYIIWSGHISATDNTQRLYIAQLADEPWKMATPRVEISTPTYDWEKIGSPHVNEGPEILTNKNGKTFLIFSASGCWTDDYSLGMISLKDNGDPLKPADWTKTDKPVFTKKPENGAFGPGHNSFFKSPDGTEDWILYHANPRAGLACSNDRSPRMQKFTWNADGTPNFGEPVKINTPILKPSGE, from the coding sequence ATGTTTTTAAGAAGTGTAACCATTATTCTGCTACTGCAAACCATAGTTGGTTGTAGCAAAAGCCAGAAAAAGTCTGAACCAGATAAAGACAAGCCTGCGCCTGCTATAACCACATTTACAAATCCCTTGTTAAATAGCGGGCCAGATCCATGGGTTATCCGAAAAGATGGGTATTACTATTACATGAACACGCAGGGCAGCCAGGTTTCTATCCTTAAAACAAAAGCGCTTTCTCAGTTAAGCAGGGCAGAGGTTACTGTGGCTTACAAGGCACCCGCATCGGGTGCCGATTCCAGAAACATCTGGGCACCGGAGCTGCATTTTCTGAACAATAAATGGTATATTTATTATACCGCCGGATCATCTGGCGATTTATCTACCCAGCGCATGTTTGTACTCGAAAACAGCAATGCTGACCCTACAAAAGGCAGCTGGGTTGTAAAGGGACAGATTAAAGATAACAATGCAGATTTCTTTGCTATTGATGCTACTGTTTTCACCAGAGATGATAAAAATTACATCATTTGGAGCGGACATATTTCAGCTACTGATAACACCCAGCGTTTATATATCGCGCAGTTAGCAGATGAACCATGGAAAATGGCTACCCCGCGGGTAGAGATATCTACTCCTACATACGATTGGGAAAAGATAGGCTCGCCCCATGTAAATGAAGGCCCCGAAATTTTAACAAACAAGAACGGGAAAACCTTTCTGATCTTTTCGGCCAGCGGTTGTTGGACGGATGATTACTCTTTGGGTATGATCAGTTTAAAAGATAACGGAGATCCGCTGAAACCGGCAGATTGGACTAAAACAGATAAACCAGTGTTTACTAAAAAACCAGAAAACGGAGCTTTTGGCCCTGGCCATAATAGCTTTTTTAAGTCGCCAGATGGAACGGAAGACTGGATTCTTTATCATGCTAATCCCAGAGCAGGATTAGCATGCTCTAACGACCGTAGTCCGAGGATGCAAAAGTTTACCTGGAATGCCGATGGAACACCAAACTTTGGTGAACCTGTAAAAATCAATACACCAATCCTTAAACCATCAGGCGAATGA
- a CDS encoding RagB/SusD family nutrient uptake outer membrane protein, which translates to MKNIISKILIVGAIILISSCKKSLLDQDSPNTLTVDQFWKTESDAQKGINAAYAMFYQNGGWNRWIYFRLDLTSDEGWSNSPWTELGDWTRFQYINYNFWEGNVNTYRDTYKAIFRCNQVLTYVPEIPFADAKKKTEILAQAKFLRGFYYYYAAILWENFPIVTTLQKPTDLPEQSSLTQVWAQVEKDLTEASADLPEQWTGAEIGRATKGAAQAMLGRALLQQHKWGDAKTALDYLVTGAGKNYYDLVDYKDNFRAENENNKESVFEIQFSDANKSGEGDGPSSNMGSNRSQFFAPRSIGWSDGQARFWLVNEFKKEKTIDNKIDPRLRYTLFYPGLEADFGDKTYGRSWEWGTDEAWFKKYSRDYMRNNEDYFNQVNNRVIRFADVLLMYAEALNELGQTADAYQYVNRVRTRANMAALATAYPAIGTNKDLFRERLKVERSLELCGESVRWADLKRWGDLDNKANVDKVALRDPDFKNFVVGKHIRLPLPQVEVDNNTNLSQNPNY; encoded by the coding sequence ATGAAAAATATAATTTCAAAAATATTAATAGTAGGTGCAATAATCCTGATATCTTCCTGTAAAAAGTCGCTGTTAGATCAGGATAGCCCCAATACACTTACAGTTGACCAATTCTGGAAAACCGAAAGTGATGCCCAAAAGGGTATAAATGCAGCATATGCAATGTTTTATCAAAACGGAGGTTGGAACAGATGGATCTATTTCAGACTCGATTTAACTTCTGATGAAGGATGGAGCAATAGCCCCTGGACTGAGCTTGGCGATTGGACCAGATTCCAATACATCAATTACAATTTCTGGGAAGGGAATGTAAATACTTACAGAGATACTTATAAGGCAATCTTCAGATGCAATCAGGTGCTTACTTATGTTCCGGAAATTCCTTTTGCAGATGCCAAAAAGAAAACGGAAATACTTGCCCAGGCAAAATTCCTTAGAGGATTTTACTATTACTATGCCGCTATACTATGGGAGAACTTTCCTATTGTAACTACACTTCAAAAACCAACTGATTTACCTGAGCAAAGCTCTTTAACTCAGGTTTGGGCACAGGTTGAAAAAGATCTAACTGAAGCAAGTGCCGATTTGCCGGAACAATGGACTGGAGCTGAAATTGGTCGTGCTACAAAGGGAGCAGCCCAAGCTATGCTGGGTCGGGCTTTATTGCAGCAGCATAAATGGGGTGATGCCAAAACTGCTTTAGATTATCTGGTTACCGGTGCCGGTAAAAATTATTATGATCTTGTTGATTATAAAGATAACTTCAGGGCAGAAAACGAGAACAACAAAGAATCTGTTTTTGAAATTCAGTTTTCTGATGCCAATAAATCTGGAGAGGGTGATGGTCCCAGCTCTAATATGGGAAGTAACCGATCCCAGTTTTTTGCACCAAGGAGCATAGGATGGTCAGATGGACAAGCCAGATTTTGGTTGGTTAATGAGTTTAAAAAAGAGAAAACCATTGATAATAAAATTGACCCAAGGTTAAGATATACATTATTCTATCCGGGTCTTGAAGCTGATTTTGGCGATAAGACTTATGGCAGAAGTTGGGAGTGGGGGACTGATGAAGCCTGGTTCAAAAAATACTCGCGTGACTATATGAGAAATAATGAAGATTATTTTAATCAGGTAAACAACAGGGTGATTCGCTTTGCCGATGTTTTACTGATGTACGCAGAAGCATTAAACGAGCTTGGGCAAACAGCCGATGCTTACCAATATGTAAACCGTGTGCGCACAAGGGCAAATATGGCTGCTTTGGCTACCGCTTATCCTGCAATTGGTACCAATAAAGATTTGTTCAGAGAAAGGCTTAAAGTTGAAAGAAGCCTGGAGCTTTGTGGCGAAAGCGTTAGATGGGCAGATTTAAAACGATGGGGCGATCTTGATAATAAAGCTAATGTAGATAAAGTTGCCTTACGCGACCCTGATTTTAAAAACTTTGTTGTAGGAAAACATATCCGCTTGCCATTACCGCAGGTTGAGGTAGACAATAATACTAATCTTTCTCAAAACCCTAATTATTAA
- a CDS encoding SusC/RagA family TonB-linked outer membrane protein, with translation MKKKLHFSKELKLCFILSSLFILCCQAVFAQSNITGTVSDKSGPLIGVGVLVKGTSVSATTNQNGVYTISVPNAGNAVLVFSYIGYTTQEVVVNGRSTVNVTLVESASDLNEVVVVGYGTQRKKDLTGAISVVKAADVSKKQGTTVAESLQGLATGIRVRGGGQPGSEAQIQIRGLKNMSDIAGATPLYVIDGLITTANRDFNPADIESIQILKDASAAAIYGSRAGNGVIIITTKKGAEGPMKIEFTGKAGVQTMPRYDLTGTEEFSRINFMAYDNAGITRQKLDLTNNTDWQDVAFRTGNIQDYNLSFNGGSKDASYYVSGGYFGNKGTVISTDFDRINFRVNTKGTKGIFTIGENLAISNAKVNEMSGNPIVDIFRMLPTIPVYDPSHPGGYGYGDEAKARTFGTNPLAIANLEDRTNENLRIRGNLYTELQLLKSLKYRGSIGYETSRDHYTYLKKDGFWTLNQAYDPAILNENRGQLSTILAENTLTFNQNFDKHSLTVIGGQSYQKDNYAMMWGTKRNILQNSTTGHYYDVLDQGNEPQTGGYRWRTDLISYFGRLEYNYADKYLLNAIIRSDGSSRLGKGYKFDSFPSVSAAWRISKEDFFKSPWINDLKVRANYGTLGTGNIGAYESIALINTFSTVPFGPNQAIQSGGTQVQLANADLKWEKLSQQNYGFDAAFLNNKLSVTAEYFISKTKDVLLRYPILFSTGNDGGSPFVNGATLGNRGLEFTATYAENSAEFKYNITANLTTLNNKVIDLGYGKNKTIVGNTVTEVGQPIGMWYVLQTDGLFQNMDDVNNYKNSKGQVIQPGAKPGDIRFKDNNDDGQISNDDKVVVGSPWADYELGLNFGASYKGFEFSMDWFGSFGAKVFNGPRSVMDNFSDNSNYRKGVQPWTPENPNTSIPRAFYGSTINARGDTDRWLENGSFARMKYIGISYNIPANALKKIGFSTARVTLSGQNLITITKYTGLDPEFSNASIFEKGFDYGAFPNLRTVSLGLNFGF, from the coding sequence ATGAAAAAAAAATTACACTTTAGCAAAGAGTTAAAGCTCTGCTTTATTCTTAGTTCATTATTTATTCTCTGTTGCCAGGCCGTATTTGCCCAGAGCAACATAACCGGAACCGTATCAGACAAGTCGGGGCCATTAATAGGAGTAGGTGTACTTGTCAAGGGAACATCTGTATCAGCAACCACAAACCAAAATGGGGTTTATACCATTTCGGTACCTAATGCGGGCAATGCAGTTCTTGTGTTTTCTTATATCGGTTACACCACTCAGGAGGTAGTAGTTAACGGGCGATCTACTGTTAATGTGACCCTAGTTGAATCAGCTTCTGATTTAAATGAAGTTGTTGTTGTTGGTTATGGAACGCAAAGAAAAAAGGATTTGACAGGTGCCATTTCTGTTGTCAAAGCGGCAGATGTTAGTAAGAAACAAGGTACCACTGTTGCTGAATCTTTACAAGGGTTGGCAACAGGTATCAGGGTTAGAGGAGGAGGACAACCGGGTTCAGAGGCACAAATACAGATTAGAGGTCTGAAGAACATGTCAGACATAGCTGGAGCAACTCCCTTATATGTAATCGATGGATTGATTACTACAGCTAATCGTGACTTTAATCCTGCAGATATAGAATCCATTCAAATCCTAAAAGATGCTTCTGCAGCTGCTATTTATGGCTCCAGGGCAGGAAATGGGGTGATCATTATTACGACCAAAAAGGGTGCGGAAGGACCTATGAAGATTGAGTTTACAGGTAAAGCCGGTGTGCAGACGATGCCTCGTTATGATCTTACTGGGACTGAAGAATTCTCAAGGATTAATTTTATGGCCTATGATAATGCCGGTATTACAAGGCAAAAACTGGACCTTACTAACAATACAGACTGGCAGGATGTTGCTTTCAGAACAGGTAATATTCAGGATTATAACCTAAGTTTTAATGGTGGCTCTAAGGACGCCAGTTACTATGTGTCTGGGGGATATTTTGGTAATAAAGGTACAGTAATCAGTACTGATTTTGACAGGATAAATTTTAGAGTTAACACAAAAGGGACTAAGGGGATTTTTACTATCGGTGAAAATCTTGCTATAAGTAATGCCAAAGTTAATGAGATGTCAGGTAACCCTATCGTTGATATATTCCGAATGTTGCCTACTATTCCTGTTTATGATCCAAGTCATCCTGGTGGATATGGTTATGGTGATGAGGCAAAAGCACGTACTTTTGGTACAAACCCTCTTGCTATTGCCAATCTGGAGGACCGTACCAATGAAAATTTAAGAATCAGAGGTAATCTCTATACTGAACTTCAGTTACTAAAGTCATTAAAATACAGGGGAAGTATTGGTTATGAAACCAGCCGGGACCACTATACTTATTTGAAAAAAGACGGATTCTGGACACTCAATCAGGCCTATGATCCTGCAATACTAAATGAGAACAGGGGTCAATTATCAACAATTCTTGCAGAAAACACACTGACATTCAATCAGAATTTTGATAAACACAGCCTAACGGTAATAGGAGGACAGTCTTATCAAAAAGACAATTATGCTATGATGTGGGGTACAAAACGTAATATTTTACAGAACTCAACAACCGGCCATTATTATGACGTCTTAGATCAAGGAAATGAACCTCAAACTGGTGGCTATAGATGGCGTACAGATTTGATATCCTATTTCGGCAGGTTAGAGTATAATTATGCTGATAAGTACTTGCTTAACGCTATCATCAGGTCTGATGGCTCTTCAAGGTTGGGTAAAGGTTATAAGTTTGATAGTTTTCCTTCTGTTTCAGCAGCGTGGCGTATTAGTAAGGAAGACTTTTTTAAATCTCCATGGATAAACGACTTAAAGGTGAGAGCAAATTATGGTACGCTTGGTACGGGAAATATAGGGGCTTATGAATCTATTGCACTGATAAATACTTTTTCTACAGTTCCCTTTGGGCCAAATCAAGCCATTCAATCGGGGGGTACCCAAGTACAGTTGGCAAATGCCGATTTGAAATGGGAAAAGCTAAGCCAGCAAAATTATGGGTTCGATGCAGCTTTTCTAAACAATAAGCTTTCCGTTACCGCTGAGTATTTTATCTCTAAAACAAAAGATGTCCTGCTTCGGTATCCGATTCTTTTTTCAACAGGAAACGATGGTGGAAGTCCTTTTGTAAATGGTGCTACACTTGGAAACAGAGGGCTTGAGTTTACTGCCACTTATGCCGAGAATTCAGCAGAATTCAAATATAATATCACCGCAAATCTAACTACGCTTAATAACAAGGTAATCGATCTTGGATATGGGAAGAACAAAACGATTGTTGGTAACACGGTTACTGAAGTTGGGCAGCCAATTGGAATGTGGTACGTATTGCAAACTGATGGCCTGTTTCAGAATATGGACGATGTAAACAATTACAAAAATTCTAAAGGACAAGTGATCCAACCTGGTGCTAAACCAGGTGATATCCGCTTTAAGGATAACAATGATGATGGTCAGATTAGCAATGACGATAAAGTTGTGGTAGGAAGTCCATGGGCTGATTATGAATTGGGGTTAAATTTCGGAGCTTCTTATAAAGGTTTTGAATTTAGCATGGACTGGTTCGGGTCTTTTGGAGCCAAAGTATTTAACGGTCCAAGAAGTGTAATGGATAATTTTTCTGACAATTCTAATTATCGCAAAGGCGTGCAGCCGTGGACACCGGAAAATCCGAATACAAGCATTCCACGTGCTTTTTACGGAAGCACAATTAATGCCAGAGGTGACACTGATCGCTGGTTAGAGAACGGAAGTTTTGCCCGCATGAAGTATATAGGTATTTCTTATAACATTCCGGCCAATGCACTTAAGAAAATTGGGTTTAGCACGGCAAGGGTAACACTTTCAGGACAAAATCTGATCACAATTACCAAATATACAGGACTTGACCCTGAATTTAGTAATGCCAGCATCTTTGAAAAAGGATTTGATTATGGTGCGTTCCCTAATTTGAGAACAGTATCTCTTGGTTTAAACTTCGGATTTTAA
- a CDS encoding hybrid sensor histidine kinase/response regulator transcription factor gives MNKFLFILSILIGTVVSTLGQSYTFRHYQVENGLSYNSVICSLQDKKGFLWFGTKDGLNRFDGYTFKIFRNDPDNPKSIGNNFIHSLYEDKDQNIWVGTLIGLYRYNPLNESFNLIEVTKNRDVRDIKLDSKGNIWYIAGLTLCKYNEKSKKLKTFGGRIHSGATSLSITANDEVWVSTTDGFIQKYKETKNTFENYNVFINSKPTISSWIEKLYDTGKGFFFIGTSNQGIKTFDTSTLTYKDILATNPDQTPIYARDFIAKSDDEYWIATESGLFIYNLKTGKYNNLRNKFDDPYSISDNAVYTLARDKEGGIWAGTYFGGVNYYPNQYTSFEKFFPQGGTNSLSGYAVREICNDKDGNIWIGTEDGGLNKLNHKTGVFEHFKPTGAKTSISHTNIHALLAVDNELWIGTFERGLDVMDINTSKVLRHYSAGQAPNELKSNFIESMLKTRSGEILVGTSFGLYRYNRTGNDFTLLNEVPGNLHYSNLIEDDHGTIWASSLRDGLYFYNPGNKTSGYYRHEENNRKSLSSNAVNSTFVDAKGGLWVATENGLNRFNEKEGNFRRYNSKSGFLSNVFYKILEDRKGNLWISTSRGLVCFDTSTNRIKSYTKANGLLSDQFNYSSAFKDLNGRMYFGSVKGLISFFPDQFRQNKFVSPVYITGFQIYNKEIEINKKNSPLTKSINFTDEIELAHDQSTFSIDFAALGYTAPEMTEYTFKMEGLDKNWTYLKANRKVYFTNLLPGTYTFKLKAANSSGIWSNKITELNIVIKPPLWASPLAFLFYALLIAVAIYYAIRYYHQRISNKNKRKIELWESKKEKELYHAKIEFFTYVTHEIRTPLTLIKGPLEDVMKKAEEVPAITDNLVIMKKNTNRLIELTDQLLDFRKTEIKGFNLNFVNINVSKLLEENCLRYKSAMEKKGLVLNVNLPEEPLYAYADPEALNKILSNLIDNAVKYAAGQIEIVLTSDTDTFDIEVKSDGDLIPSNMHKKIFEPFYRMESNKDQRGTGIGLPLARSLAELHEGTLMLSTDDGIRNVFSLTLPKHHEREFKINDDPLDEGQGVREASTENRNMESPVILLVEDNIEIREFIADKLIKDFQVIETANGQEALNVLNEKSIHLIISDIMMPVMDGYELCKAVKDNLEYTHIPIILLTAKNTLQSKIEGLEVGADAYLEKPFSPDHLLTQISNLLASRDKIKNYFASSPLVHIKSMAYNKADEAFLEKLNEIINKNIDNKSLDVDLLADAMNMSRPTLYRKIKAISNLSPHELINITRLKKAAELLVEGNYKILKIASMTGFSSQAQFGRCFVKQFGMTPSEYAGSKHLVSTEME, from the coding sequence TTGAACAAGTTTCTATTCATATTATCCATACTCATTGGTACGGTCGTTTCAACATTAGGTCAATCATACACTTTCAGACATTATCAGGTTGAAAACGGCTTATCTTATAATTCTGTGATCTGCAGTTTACAGGATAAAAAAGGCTTTTTATGGTTTGGAACTAAAGATGGTTTAAACAGGTTTGATGGCTATACCTTTAAAATTTTTAGAAATGATCCTGACAATCCAAAAAGTATAGGAAACAATTTTATACACAGCCTTTATGAAGATAAGGACCAGAACATTTGGGTAGGCACATTAATTGGCCTTTACAGGTACAACCCTTTAAATGAAAGTTTTAATCTGATAGAGGTAACTAAAAACAGGGATGTACGGGATATTAAGCTGGATAGTAAAGGAAATATCTGGTACATAGCAGGTTTAACCCTTTGTAAGTATAACGAGAAATCAAAAAAGCTGAAAACATTTGGTGGAAGAATACATTCTGGAGCTACATCATTAAGTATTACTGCCAATGATGAGGTTTGGGTTTCTACAACTGATGGCTTTATCCAAAAGTACAAGGAGACAAAAAATACGTTTGAAAACTATAACGTATTTATTAATTCGAAGCCAACTATTTCTTCGTGGATTGAAAAACTATACGACACTGGAAAAGGTTTCTTTTTTATCGGAACATCAAACCAGGGTATTAAAACATTTGATACCAGTACGCTAACCTATAAGGATATTTTAGCTACCAACCCAGATCAAACACCCATTTACGCCAGAGATTTTATTGCTAAAAGTGATGATGAATATTGGATAGCTACAGAATCGGGCCTGTTTATATACAACCTGAAAACAGGCAAATACAACAATCTGCGTAATAAATTTGATGATCCGTACTCGATTTCGGATAATGCGGTATACACATTGGCCAGAGATAAAGAAGGAGGAATATGGGCCGGGACTTATTTTGGGGGCGTAAATTATTATCCTAACCAATATACTTCTTTCGAAAAGTTTTTTCCTCAGGGTGGCACTAACAGTTTAAGTGGGTATGCTGTGCGGGAGATTTGCAATGATAAAGATGGTAATATATGGATTGGTACTGAAGATGGGGGTTTAAACAAATTAAACCATAAAACAGGTGTTTTTGAGCACTTTAAGCCTACCGGAGCTAAAACAAGTATATCGCATACAAATATACACGCACTGCTTGCTGTAGATAATGAGCTGTGGATTGGAACTTTTGAGCGGGGGCTGGATGTGATGGATATTAATACTTCGAAAGTTTTAAGACATTACAGTGCCGGACAAGCGCCTAATGAATTGAAAAGCAATTTTATTGAAAGTATGCTTAAGACCAGATCTGGTGAGATTTTGGTTGGTACATCGTTTGGTTTGTACCGATATAACCGGACTGGCAATGATTTCACTTTGTTAAATGAGGTACCGGGGAATCTTCATTACTCAAACCTGATTGAGGATGATCATGGAACAATTTGGGCAAGTTCATTACGGGATGGTTTATACTTTTATAACCCTGGCAACAAAACATCGGGTTATTACAGACATGAAGAAAACAACAGGAAAAGTTTAAGTTCTAATGCCGTAAACAGCACGTTTGTAGATGCAAAGGGAGGGCTGTGGGTAGCTACTGAAAATGGATTAAACAGGTTTAATGAAAAGGAAGGAAACTTTAGAAGGTATAACAGTAAAAGCGGTTTTTTAAGCAATGTTTTCTATAAAATACTGGAAGACAGGAAGGGTAACCTTTGGATAAGCACATCGAGAGGGCTTGTATGTTTTGATACGAGCACGAATAGAATAAAATCGTACACTAAGGCTAATGGGCTGCTAAGCGACCAGTTTAATTACAGTTCGGCATTTAAAGACCTTAACGGGAGAATGTATTTTGGAAGTGTAAAAGGGTTGATCAGCTTTTTTCCCGATCAGTTCAGGCAAAATAAATTTGTATCGCCTGTTTACATTACAGGTTTTCAGATTTATAACAAAGAGATTGAAATTAATAAGAAAAACTCTCCTTTAACAAAGTCTATTAATTTTACTGATGAAATTGAGCTGGCCCATGATCAATCGACTTTTAGCATTGACTTTGCTGCATTGGGCTACACCGCGCCTGAAATGACTGAGTATACTTTTAAAATGGAAGGCCTGGACAAAAACTGGACGTACTTAAAAGCTAACAGGAAGGTGTATTTTACTAACTTGTTACCGGGCACTTATACATTTAAGTTAAAAGCTGCTAACAGCAGCGGGATATGGAGCAATAAAATTACGGAGCTAAATATTGTTATAAAACCGCCGCTATGGGCCAGCCCACTGGCATTTTTGTTTTACGCTTTGCTCATTGCTGTAGCTATATACTATGCTATACGCTACTACCACCAGCGCATCAGCAACAAAAATAAACGCAAAATTGAATTGTGGGAATCGAAAAAAGAGAAAGAGCTATACCACGCCAAAATTGAGTTTTTTACTTATGTTACCCACGAGATAAGGACGCCACTTACCTTAATTAAAGGGCCATTGGAGGACGTAATGAAAAAAGCTGAGGAAGTACCTGCTATTACGGATAACCTGGTAATTATGAAGAAGAATACCAACAGGTTAATTGAGCTAACGGATCAACTGCTGGATTTCCGTAAAACCGAGATTAAAGGGTTTAACCTGAACTTTGTAAACATTAATGTAAGCAAGTTGCTTGAAGAAAACTGCCTGAGGTATAAATCTGCAATGGAAAAAAAGGGGCTTGTATTAAATGTTAACTTGCCCGAGGAGCCTCTTTATGCTTATGCTGATCCTGAAGCTTTGAACAAAATACTAAGTAATTTAATTGATAATGCTGTAAAATATGCCGCAGGACAAATCGAGATTGTTTTAACTTCAGATACGGATACTTTTGACATCGAAGTAAAAAGTGATGGGGATCTGATTCCATCTAATATGCATAAAAAGATATTTGAACCATTTTACAGAATGGAAAGTAACAAAGATCAGAGAGGTACCGGAATAGGCCTGCCATTAGCCCGTTCGTTGGCTGAACTGCACGAAGGAACATTAATGCTTAGTACTGATGACGGTATTAGAAATGTATTCTCGCTTACTTTACCAAAACATCATGAAAGGGAGTTTAAAATAAATGATGATCCATTAGATGAGGGACAGGGTGTTAGAGAGGCTAGCACTGAGAACAGGAACATGGAATCGCCAGTTATTTTACTGGTTGAAGACAATATAGAGATTAGGGAGTTTATAGCGGACAAGCTGATTAAGGATTTTCAGGTAATTGAAACTGCCAATGGACAAGAAGCTTTAAATGTTTTAAATGAAAAAAGTATTCATTTAATTATCAGTGACATTATGATGCCGGTGATGGATGGTTATGAATTATGCAAGGCAGTTAAAGATAACCTGGAATATACTCATATCCCGATTATTTTATTGACAGCAAAAAACACACTGCAATCGAAAATTGAAGGTCTGGAAGTTGGTGCCGATGCGTACCTGGAAAAACCGTTTTCTCCTGACCACCTGCTTACCCAGATCTCAAATCTGCTTGCCAGCAGGGATAAGATAAAGAATTACTTTGCAAGTTCGCCTTTGGTACATATTAAGAGCATGGCTTATAATAAGGCTGACGAGGCTTTTCTTGAAAAGTTAAATGAAATTATCAATAAAAACATTGATAATAAGTCGTTGGATGTAGACTTGCTGGCAGATGCGATGAATATGAGCAGGCCAACACTTTACAGAAAGATAAAGGCGATTTCTAATCTCTCGCCTCATGAGCTGATTAATATAACCAGGCTCAAAAAGGCTGCTGAATTGTTGGTTGAAGGAAACTATAAGATATTAAAAATTGCCTCGATGACAGGGTTTAGCTCGCAGGCACAATTTGGAAGATGTTTTGTTAAACAGTTTGGAATGACCCCTTCGGAATATGCCGGTTCAAAGCATTTGGTTAGCACCGAGATGGAATAA
- a CDS encoding YeiH family protein, which translates to MSETKKLNIHEDWVVVILGALTIILTLSGLLLPVPVFNWNSITDLTTSVLTASNLEYIGLQFIFVIIVAAFGAFLTGKSVKSAVLTFPSVYVLTMIALVLAGNSQVKALNLEAVIFSLAIGLAISNFFKLPEWFKTSLSTELFVKIGLVLLGTSVIFSDVLKAGSLGLIQALVVVLSVWYFAFWLCKKLKIDDELTMMISSAVSICGVSAAIATSGAIKGDSKKLSYVISMVLITAIPMMIFMPYIAAYFHFPQAVTGAWLGGSIDTTGAVVASGSLVGEEALKISTIVKFSQNVLLGIAAFAISIYWTYTQHPAGKDKETRPTLKVIWERFPKFVIGFIGASLLFSFFITPEVNTQVKGSLKNLQGLWFVLAFTSIGLETNFADLFGKNSKKPFYAFLIAQGFNIIITLIIAFILFK; encoded by the coding sequence ATGTCAGAAACTAAAAAACTAAACATTCATGAAGATTGGGTAGTAGTTATCCTTGGAGCATTAACAATCATTTTAACTCTTTCAGGACTGCTATTGCCCGTTCCTGTGTTTAATTGGAACAGCATTACTGATCTTACAACATCAGTATTAACAGCTTCTAATCTAGAGTATATTGGGTTACAATTTATTTTTGTAATTATTGTAGCCGCATTTGGTGCATTCTTAACCGGTAAATCAGTTAAAAGTGCAGTGCTAACCTTTCCATCTGTTTACGTTTTAACCATGATAGCGCTTGTGCTTGCAGGCAATAGCCAGGTTAAAGCATTGAACCTCGAAGCAGTAATTTTTAGCCTGGCCATAGGTTTGGCAATCAGTAACTTTTTTAAACTGCCAGAATGGTTTAAAACATCATTGTCTACTGAGCTTTTTGTTAAAATAGGACTGGTATTATTAGGAACCAGCGTAATTTTTTCGGATGTATTAAAAGCAGGTTCTCTGGGCTTAATTCAAGCTTTGGTAGTAGTGCTGTCAGTATGGTATTTTGCATTTTGGTTATGTAAAAAATTAAAGATAGACGATGAATTAACTATGATGATTTCCAGTGCAGTTTCTATTTGTGGCGTATCAGCAGCAATTGCAACTTCAGGAGCCATTAAAGGCGATTCAAAAAAACTATCCTACGTGATATCAATGGTACTCATAACGGCAATCCCCATGATGATCTTTATGCCTTATATTGCTGCATACTTTCATTTTCCTCAGGCAGTTACAGGTGCGTGGTTAGGAGGTAGTATTGATACAACAGGCGCAGTAGTAGCATCAGGTTCATTAGTGGGAGAGGAAGCCTTAAAAATCAGTACCATCGTTAAGTTTTCTCAAAATGTATTATTAGGAATTGCAGCATTTGCTATTTCAATATACTGGACTTATACCCAGCATCCTGCTGGAAAAGACAAAGAAACTAGACCCACTTTAAAGGTGATATGGGAGCGTTTTCCAAAATTTGTAATAGGCTTTATTGGAGCCTCGCTGTTATTTTCTTTCTTCATCACACCAGAGGTAAATACTCAGGTTAAGGGCAGCCTAAAAAACTTGCAAGGACTTTGGTTTGTACTTGCATTCACAAGTATTGGTTTAGAAACCAATTTTGCTGATCTGTTTGGTAAAAATAGTAAAAAGCCGTTCTATGCTTTTTTAATAGCACAAGGCTTCAATATCATCATCACTTTGATCATTGCATTTATACTTTTTAAATAA